The segment TGGTTCTCTCCTCCTGTACCATCTTCTACTTTTAGGGATCCTTGTGATTATGTCGTACCTGccggataatccagaataatttcCCTCTCAGCAACTTTAATTCCATTCACAGCCTATTCATATCATCTATATTCATAGATGCCGGGGATTAGGCCACAGACATCTTCAGGGACCCTGCCCAGTCTTCTCTCCTGCTCCTGGGAACACCTCCCAGGaggctccccccccacccccagacttgCTCCAGGACCAGTCTCCCCAAGGTTACCAGGGGCTACCACGTTGTCAAGTACAGTGCTTGCCTCCGAGTTcccatcattcctttttttaaagttgtatttattctgagctagagatagagagcatgatcaggggaggggcagagagagagggagagggagagaatcccaaggaggcttcgcATTGTTAGTGTAGAGTCtgatggggctcgaacccacaaaccgtgagatcatgacctgagccgaagttggacgcttaaccgactgaaccacccaggtgcccccgtctGAGTCCCCATCTTAGCATCCTCCTGTCAGCCTCATTGGACACAGTGGTTCACTCCCACCTTCCTCACTGGGCTTCTTAGGATACCAGcctcttttgcttctctttcctgcTTACTGGCTGTTCCTCTTCATTGTCTTTGGCTATTTTATCTTCAGTCTTTGCACCTCTGAAAGTTAGGGTGCCAGGGTTTATTTCCTGGACCTCTTTCCTCAATCCATACCCACTCCCATGGTTTTTAAGTTCCCTCTAGAGGGGctgagacttcagctcaggtcatgacctcacggtttgtgggttcaaaccccacatctggctctttgctgtcattgaggagcctgctttggatcctctgtcccctccctctctgcaactccccacttgttctctctcaaaaataaaacatttaaaaataaataaattggggcccctgggtggctcactcggtaagcatccaacttcggctcaggtcatgatctcacggttcgtgagttcgagccccgcgtcgggctctgcgctgacagctcagagcctggagcctgcttcagattctgtgtctccctgtctctctgcccctcccccactcacactgtctctctctctctctctctctcacaaataaacattaaaaaaaaaaaataaataaattccctttAGACTGATGTATTTGCAATGCTATGTCCTGTCTTTCGCCCACATCTCTAAACTCCTATCCAACTGCCTACTTAATGTCTCTACTGGAAAGATAAAAGGTGTCACAAACTTAGTATTCTGCAAAGCAAACTCCCATTTCCTGCTGTCCCCAGCCTTCTTTCCTGTAAATGTGACACATTTTCCTGCTTGTTCAGGATAAAACCCTTGGATGTGGATTTATACAAAAGCCTCCTATCTGGTATCCCCTTTGCAGGCTTTTCTGACATGACCATAATGATCTTTTGAGATCCATTGTACCCTTTGCCCAGATCTACAGTAGCTTTCTATTAAAtccagaataaaagccaaagtctttAAAACAGGCCAGAAGGTCCTGTAATCCAGCCCCTCTGGTGCCTTCTCACTTCACCTCCCATCATTTCCACCCTCACTGCTCTCCTGCCACATGGACCCAAGCACATTTTTAacctcaggacctttgccctTGCTCTTCCCCCTGCCTGGAATCCTTTTGGCCCAGGTAGTCACTTGGCTAGCTTGCTCACTGTCTAAAGTCTCAATTGAAATGTCAGTCTAGCAGAGGAGGTCACCTGCTTGATCCCTGGATTGGGATGGGCAGTGTCAAGTGTAACTGGTCTCGGCTGTGAATAACGAAAGTGACTTCGGGTACTGAAAGCCTCTCAGGACTGGGGTTCACAGTAACAGACTCAGGCACAGTGAAGCTAGACTAACGGGACCCCAGGAGCCCAGCATACAGACCACCCCATGAATCAGTTAGTAGAAGGTCTCTAGAAGGGAGAACTGAAACTCAGAgcctatttttgtttctttaagacAAGGGATTGAGAAGACATCCTCCTTATTaactccctcctcccttttctttttcttcctttagccGGGTGATTTCCTGTACTTCCCCAGAGGGACCATTCATCAAGCGGACACTCCTCCAGGTCTGGCCCACTCTACTCACGTGACCATCAGCACCTACCAGAACAAGTATGACCCTCTTCTCAGCCTCATGTCCCAGGGCAGCTCAAGTTGTGGCCCGGGGCAACCACACACGGAAGGGAATGAGGGAGTTGGCCACTACTGTCCTGCTTATCCAATCTCAGGGGTTTCATTCAGGCTCCCTTGCTAACTCCATACTCCTTTAGAGTCTTCTCCCTGCCATCGCCCCGTCAGGGATTCCTCCTGGGAACACCATGAACATTGGGATTTACCCAATGAAGACTCGCAAATTTGGGATGAAAGAACCATAGCTGTAGGTGTGGCAGTGTTAATGATGCCAGGCTGGACTGGTagtctgtctctttttaaaatcttttattgcaGTAAAATATTTACAACGTAGTATATGCcactgtaaccatttttaagtgtacaatttggtgACAGTAattacattcacactgttgtgtaaGCATCACGACTATCTGTTTCcaaaacatttcatcaccccaaacagaaaccctCGTGTCCACTGAAACCTCTGGATCTCTTTTAAGGTTTCTCTTTTATGAAAGTTCATGAAGTTATGTAGGAGAGGAAGTCTGGAACAGTAAGACCTAAACTCACATGTGCTGAAAACAGTTCTAATTAAAACTGTGTTCTATTTCGGTGAGTGCCTCCTCACAGGACCCGGGCAGAAGCGCCCTCCCTGTGAGTGATTTCCGAACAGCAGCGACCTTGCTAGTAGTCCAGACCTCCTTGAAAGTCATTACTGTATCGCAGCCTGCAGGCACCAGCCGCTGTGCTAGTTGCTGGGAATGCAGGCCTGTTACTGAAGGGGCTTTGAGAGAACTTGCAGTCTGGAAGTCGGGGCAGATTCCATCATGGGTCTGCAGGGGGGATCTCTTGCAGCATAGAGGAATGCATTTTGCCAAGCTGGGGCATCTAGGAACGCTTCAGAAATGACTTGACACCCAAGCTGAGTGAGTCTCAAAGGATGAGTAAGTAGAGGTGGGTCAGAAGGTCAAAGTAGGAGAGGCATTCTAGTCCTGACGGACAGCCAAGTCCCCTCCTACCTTCAAAGCCATAACTTGCAAAACAAGTTAGTAAGGTACTTCTTCCTCATCTGGGTTTTCTGGGTGAAAACCCCTGCGTTTAAGAGGCTGCTCAGAGGAACTTGCTGGAGCCTGGCCTAAAGTTAGTGCAGTCCTTGCCCACAAATAGAAGGCCAAAGCTTATGAAAAATGCCTTTGTCACTGTGGCTAGGCAGATTCTTGGGCATGGCCGGGAACAGAAAGTCACCAAGGCCAGCTTAAGAAGAGTGGGGACAATTGAGGGAGTGGGATTGTAGGAAGTGGAAAGAGCCAGCCACAGGGAGGCCAGAACCTGAAGTTCACTGTGGGTACAAAGTACCTCTGGGCCTTGACAACCAGTTTGGCACCATGAATGTCCATGTAGCTTCTGGTGTCCCGCCATTAATGTTACTCAGCTCCTCCCCCTTTCTGTGATTCTGTCTTTTGCATTTCACTTACTGGCCCCGACTGGTTTCCTAGTAATTGGTATTTCACGTACTTTGTTGTCTTTCCTCATCTTCTGTTCACTCATAACATTGACTCACCATAAGCCAAGGAATCAATAGGTTCCTTGTCTGACCTCCCTTTATCTCAGTGGACTTAATAGCTTTTACTTTTGCTAAACTGTTTCCTAGTTCCAAGAGTGAAGAGCTAGTGGGCTCTTCCCTGGGTCCCACCCATGTCTTTGGTCAGCTGGGGATGTGGATGGACACCATGACTGACGTGTGTAGGTCAGACTCTGACCTGAGCCTTTATCGGTGGTTCTGGGGCTAGAATGGGACAAATTTAACTCAAGAACCATTGCTCCCCAGAGATGTCCCCCTGCTTTGGTCCTAGTTCTCTTGAAGGCACTGTGGCAGGGTGAGGATTTTGGGGCCTTTTCCTAACACCTCTTAAGGGTAGCTTTTTTGGGAATTTTTGGGACCTCTGTGGGACAGCAGCAGGTTGGTTTGGCTATTTTACCAAAGTGAACCCCTCAAGAGGTATTAACCTCAAATTCTGGAAAGGCCCAACATCCATTCTGACTCTGAAAAGAGCACAGAGCTCTGGTTAGCTGCAGTTAATCTCTTCATGAGCTACTGCCACATGATTTCACCTATGGCCTTGCAAAAGGAGCTTATTTTTGTGCTGGTGAAAAATCTCCAGGAGGAGGTTCACGCAGTCAGATCTGTGAGGTTGGGTGTGACGTGAAGTTATAAAGTGGTGAAGATGCCAAAGGGTGGACATCTTAGGGAAAGTGTCTCTGATGTGGCTTTTGTCTTCGTTTGCCACTTTTCCGGAAGGGAAGCATAAAAGTGTTAATTTTGCTTAGTGGGTGAGAAGCAAGTCATACTGTGAATTTCCATTTTGCACGTAGCCAGCAATTTGAAATCTGGTGACACTgaggaaaattttaaacagctaagaaatgtttaaagagaGCAACCCCACAGAGCATTTCTTACAGTGGCACACATTTGGGAGTGAGCCAGTGGTAAATGCCCCAGAGAAAGCACAGGTAACTGAACACCGATGCTCATCCCTAGATGTTATTTTTGGCCATTGGATTCTACCCTTCTATCCCAGTAAACCACTGCTAGAGTTTCAACAAGTTGCAAGTtgactattttaaaattgttGATGTTGGATATTTTACTGGGGAAGAGTGCCCCTCTATtacaagggaaaaaggaaaatgtggcgTCTAACAGTTCAGATGATCACACAGTCTAGGGATCTTATGGTTACcctaaatgtatttcttttggagtgtttgaacataaacattttttatgtccTGTAATTGTTAAAATCTCCTACAAAGCTCCTCTCATAGACACTTGTGTTATAgttgaagacattaaaaaatattggtcCCTTGAACTTCCCACTTAGACTGTATATGATTGTGTGGCATCTTTAGGAAAAATTGTGAATAAAGTCTAGCTTCCCACTTTTAACTTTCCACGTGAGTGTCTGGgaaaggtgggggagagaagctGTGTGATTGATGAaggtcttttaaagttttttgtgcTGAGTAATGTCAAATTAATTAAACTCACGATgcctggggaagggaagaaagttgGAATGCCCTTTGTAGCTTTGGGATTTACTCTCGAAATCAGTGTTTTTTTGTAAATTCCGTGTgtggtctgttttcttttttggtgcatATTGCAGTTCATGGGGAGATTTCCTTTTGGACACCATGTCGGGGCTTGTGTTTGACACCGCAAAGGAAGATCTGGAGTTCCGGGCTGGCATACCCCGGCAGCTGCTCCTGGTGAGGAGTGAaggcgggtggggggagtggCAGCCCAGGCCGGCGGAGGCCGTGGTCCCCCTTGGAGGGACCCCAGGATCCTTCCTCCTACAGGAGTCAAGCTTGTCTCCTGGGCTGACGGCAGAGCTGGGAGGTTTGCAGAGGAGGGTCGTGCCGCACGTGACGTGGGACCCAAAGAGCCTAGGGTGTTGTGCACACAGCCCTCTTTCCATATGTCACGGTGGCAGTAGCAGGTGCTGTGAGGACGCTGGTTGAATAAGTGGTTGAATAAGTAAGACGTGTGGCTAGGAGAGCCATAGATTGATTGCACATGATTACTTAGGAGAGACCCACAGGAGATCCTTGGGGTACTGGGGTATTCCTGGCTTTCCTCCGCATCCTTGTTTTATGTTTGAAACAGCAGCACTGTTAGGCTAGTTTTGAGGTGACTGAATTAGTGCTAAGATGAGCAAAGGTTACTTTCACTGTCTGAAGCAGTCACCTCAGGACAATGAGTTGCCTTCCTAAAGGCAGAGCCGAGACTGCACCATATTTCTAGGGATCCCTCTTTCTAGGCAAAATCCTGACAATTGATCTTGTTTTGGCTAACAAAAGGCAGCTTATGATGAATAGTGGTTACAAGGAAATAATGGGGTATTCTTAAATACACTGGTTGTCCTCTGCCCCGTATCCCCAGAAGCGTCATGGATCTTCGTCTGTACTGGGTGATTATGCTCAGTGTACTACTTTGGAGACCAGGACCTTGGTGGTAAGTCTTGTTGGAGTTTGGGCCAGCACTCACTTCTCTTTCCAGCAGGTGGAAGCCACAGCTGTTGCAACAAGATTAAGTGGCTTTCTGAGGACCCTTGCAGACCGCCTGGAGGGCACCAAAGAGCTGCTTTCAGCAGACATGAAGAAGGATTTTGTTATGAACAGACTTCCCCCTTACCATATGGGAGACGGATCAGAGTTTTCAACGCCAGGTGgagcttttgcttttcttctaggTGGTTGGGCTGATGTGGGATATTTTGAGGCTTTCCTGGGTGGGCTCCTctttgggaagatggaaagtaAGAAGcatcttaaagtttatttgagagagagagaaaatcccaggcaggctccatgctgtcagtgcagagcccaatgtagggctccatctcacgaagcgtgagatcatgacctgagccaaaatccaaagtcCATCACTtaaccagtgagccacccaggtgccccaagaagctgGTAAGATGGATCTGGATCTGTCTTTGGTGTGTTACGTTTGGATAGGACATGCTGTACCTTTAGCCATCCTGCCTCCCAGCATGTTGGGGAGAAAGAGCCCTGTGATTGTGGGTGAAAAATAGGTGTATTTATGGGTCCTCTGGTATTCATCATCTTCAGGAAGTTTTAATAACTTGAACACTGAACTAATTCCAACAAGATGAACTCAGTGATGGGTAAAATGTTGCCACCAGCAGGTGAAATTTAAGAATGCCCAAGGTGGTCACCAACTTTCCCTAAGTCCCATGTGACTACTTTGGGACAGGTTTAGGCTGCAAATGACCTAACACTTGTGGATAGATGGTGATAGCATACCATCAGTATGGCACTCCTGCAGGGGGACAAATGGGTTTAGGACTTACTGCAACTGGGAAGACCACACACTGTTGAGGGTTGTGGGGCATCTCAGTAAAAGAGTGTTGGAAGGCTTTATAGGATTTGGGCTCTGGTTAGGTGATTTTTTAGGAGGGCTAAGAGAGTGGGGCTTTGCTCTGAGTTGGATGCTGTCAGAAAATAGGGAGTCTAATTGGGTCTTCTGTAGGCAGGAGGAGTGAAAGGAAGCTGAAGTTGGAATTAGTAAAATGGGATCTGCTTCCCGGATTAGCAGGATGGGGACCTGTGGTCCTTTTGGAGGTTTGGACAAAGTTCTTGCTTTTGCCTGAGTTCTGACATGATTGTGGAGCAGTCTTGTTTTAGTCTGGCTCTCTCACAGAGGAGGGGCCTTGCTTACTGTTGGTGTTCAGGGGGACTGTGTTCAGCAGAGCACCGACACGTGGCTGTGAGCTCCAGGCCCAATCTTGGGCTGCTTGGTGCTTTCTCCATGGAGTAAGAGTctcatttttactaatttttattaaaaccttatttatcatagttgagaaccactgaaataGTCTATAAGGTTGCCTCTAACattgattctatttatatttttagtacaGTCTTTAGGGGAAGTTTAGAATTAGTTTGGTCCtattcaaaacagatttttttcagcatatattttcatctttatagaACCGTTTTCTGAGTATCAGCTTATGGCACGGAGTATCTTCTCTAAGGTTTTCCTTGTCTTAGCCATTATCGTCCATAAGGCTCCGTTCTTTCGAGACTCTTTAACCAGATGACCCTGTAAGATTAGTCTGTTTTTAGTGGCTACTTTTTCACTAAATCTAACTTGGGAAAggactatttttttatttctgtgaattttaTTAGCTGGCTTTTATGATCTTATGCTTGACCTACATGGATAGAATAATTTGCTATGATTATACAACTAGTTGGTGAGATGGTGCGGTTTGAATGCAGTCCTTTCAGGGTCCACGTGTAGAGcaagaggcagaggacagaaaCTGGGGAAGGGAGTGTTGTGTGCAGAAGGCACGGTGGCCCTATTGTGACAGTTGTCATGCTTCCATGGTATTGTATACATCTATTTAATATGCTTAACCATCTATCGTTACTGATCTGTTAAACATCTGCACTGGAAGAATGAGCTCCATAAGGACGTAAACTGTATTTCAGTATCATTATAAATATAGGGTAAGCCAATACTTGAGTTGCAGGGTACCCCACATTTAGATTTTACCCACAGACAAGATTCAACCTGGGTTTCCTCTTGTGAAGGTTGTCTTTCTCCCTGTGGGTCTTCTAGGTGGACAGTTACCAAAGTTGGACAGCACAGTGAGACTGCAGTTTAAAGACCACACCATCCTCACAGTAGGGCTGCATCAGGATCAGTGTGTGAGTATACAGAGGGGAGGAGGTTTCCTCTTTTCTCAGAACATTTCTGTCACGGGCCTCAGGTTATCAAATTAACAAACGGCCCCTGCCTTTACCCCTCATGCATCTGTCCTCATAACTTTGTGCCCTGGCTTTACATCAATCAGATGGTGCTTACATCTCACTGGGCCAGAGAGGCCTGCCTGTTGGATGTTTGGGGCTTGCCCTCATCCCCACAGATTCTCCTTTATTCCCCTCATGTGGGGATTATTGCCTGGTCTCAGGCCATACTGCTCTTGCTCAGATAACTGCAGACCCTTGTTCATGCACCTCCCtcagtccctctcccctcctgaaTGTTGTCCAAATCTATCATGACACATGGCTTTGTGAAGGTTTCTTCTCAAAAAATCTCTATCTTGTAGATCATGGAGAAGAAAGTTGACATTCCATAACCTTGTCACCTAATCCTATGGTTGCCAAAACTGGCCAACTGATCCTTGACtctactggaatttttttttggagagtgagtgccagtgggggaggggcaaagagagagaaggagaatcttaagcaggctccatgctgggcatgctgattcagggcttgatctcactgttgtgagatcatgagctgagctgaaatcaagagtcggaggcacaaatgcctgagccacccaggtgccccaactggaaaagttttagaagttttaaattcCTGGGTTTCATCTGCTCTGGGTTGGAGCTTCTGTATTTATTAGTAAAGCTCCCTGGACACCCTCCCCTGCCCTATGACTTCACCCTCTTCCTTTTAATTCGCTATCTTGATAGGTACTCCATAAATGATTGGAAGGGGATGAGAGTGTGGGGCAGCTAGGTGTGTCTATAAGCAGACTGTCACAGCCATCATGGCCAGACCTGGAGAGGACTGATTTAtaaaacacacaggaaaaaaaaacctcagaagtATACACTCTTgtattcctattaaaaaaaaaaaaaaatcctagttaTTCTGATAATCAGAATTATTCTGATATACAGAATTTGAGACCTTCTGTATCAGGCCAAGGTCTTTGACCCTGATGTAAGAAGTGACCAGGAATGAGTGAGGGTTCTGATTAGGATGATAAACCCCCCTGTGTAggatggaaaggaagggaagttGGGACTATTTGGGAGGCTACTGTAATTGGAAGTTTTTATAGCTCCTGTGGCTGGTAATATTTGCTCCATGGTGTTCATAAATTGTCAGCTTCTCTATAACTGGGAATGTCAAATTCTGACATAAAACCATGCTCTTAGGATCAAAGGAACAAACTTGTGTTTCATTGATAAGTTGatgtgtaaacatttttttaaaccccaTTTCTGATGTTCTACCAGCTACACTCTTTAAAAAGTGCCTGTTACATACAAATAGTAATCTGATTATAATATATACCTTGTATATAATCATTTTGTGTCAAAAAGATTCTTTACAGTATTCTGGGTGTTGAATTTCATTATTGGAAAACACTCCTAGTAGTCACCTCCTATTTTGTTGTTGACAACTTAACCCAGccctccccttttttcttttaaaggacgAAACTCAGGAAAAGATGATTTACATCTATCATTCCTTAAAGAacaggagagagacacacatgatgggaaatgaggaaacagaggtccGTTCCAACCTAAAACGTCTTTCCTGTGATTTGGTGGTGGCTGGGAAGAATGTGTTACCTTTGATTTATGGGTGATGTGTTTTATGATCGCAGCATGGACTTAACGTTTCACACAATTGACAAAGCCCTTGCATGGGGATGATGAAGCCAGACAGTTCTGTGATGTACATATACCAGCTTTAAAAGATACTAGCTGGGACTTGCAGCCTTGAAGGAAATGTGTAATGTAATAAATATGAAGCAGTGCAAATGACTATTATATAAACTAGGATGCCTTTCATAAAGTCTAAATTTTTATATGGGAATTGGCCAGTTCTGTAGGTTGCCTAATTTTAAGGTTATCAAAAATGATGTACTGATAActatagaagtttttttttatgaaagtaCATTTTTTATCTAAATGGTTTGTCCTTTTTCAGTCTCATGGACTTCGCTTTCCTTTATCACATATGGATGCACTGAAGCAAATTTGGGGCCATCCAGCTGTTTCTGTCAAGAACCTGAAACttcctacagatgaggaaaaggaaaatctgGTGTTATCCCTCTGGACAGAATGCTTAATCCAGGTAGTCTAGTGCCTTTCCAGAATTGAGAATGGACCATCTGTTACATACATATGAGAAGAGGAGGAACAAACATTTATGTGCTAGGCAGCTTCTGTTGCTTTCAGTCAGCAGCTTGGGAATGGTTCTACAACTGTCCTTACCTAACAACGTGAGCCCTCCCTGTTTCAGGAAGTTGGTTGGCCATGTG is part of the Prionailurus viverrinus isolate Anna chromosome C2, UM_Priviv_1.0, whole genome shotgun sequence genome and harbors:
- the RIOX2 gene encoding ribosomal oxygenase 2 isoform X8; protein product: MEEPDLSSLCHHRVDSFCLSGLILRNIVLTTRHGGAPRHCFVLKTERCRRKQSPQGMGRKRGLFPASREFWEKKPLLIQRDDPAVATYYRSLFRLSDLKSLCSRGMYYGRDINVCRCVNGKKKVLNKDGKVHFLQLRKDFDQKRATIQFHQPQRFKDELWRIQEKLECYFGSLVGSNVYITPAGSQGLPPHYDDVEPGDFLYFPRGTIHQADTPPGLAHSTHVTISTYQNNSWGDFLLDTMSGLVFDTAKEDLEFRAGIPRQLLLQVEATAVATRLSGFLRTLADRLEGTKELLSADMKKDFVMNRLPPYHMGDGSEFSTPGGQLPKLDSTVRLQFKDHTILTVGLHQDQCDETQEKMIYIYHSLKNRRETHMMGNEETESHGLRFPLSHMDALKQIWGHPAVSVKNLKLPTDEEKENLVLSLWTECLIQVV
- the RIOX2 gene encoding ribosomal oxygenase 2 isoform X7 yields the protein MEEPDLSSLCHHRVDSFCLSGLILRNIVLTTRHGGAPRHCFVLKTERCRRKQSPQGMGRKRGLFPASREFWEKKPLLIQRDDPAVATYYRSLFRLSDLKSLCSRGMYYGRDINVCRCVNGKKKVLNKDGKVHFLQLRKDFDQKRATIQFHQPQRFKFLVVCAGLHQDGRFSRAQALALSLLNSWDELWRIQEKLECYFGSLVGSNVYITPAGSQGLPPHYDDVEPGDFLYFPRGTIHQADTPPGLAHSTHVTISTYQNNSWGDFLLDTMSGLVFDTAKEDLEFRAGIPRQLLLQVEATAVATRLSGFLRTLADRLEGTKELLSADMKKDFVMNRLPPYHMGDGSEFSTPGGQLPKLDSTVRLQFKDHTILTVGLHQDQCDETQEKMIYIYHSLKNRRETHMMGNEETESHGLRFPLSHMDALKQIWGHPAVSVKNLKLPTDEEKENLVLSLWTECLIQVV
- the RIOX2 gene encoding ribosomal oxygenase 2 isoform X6, whose protein sequence is MPKKAKPTGNGKEEGSVPCKQVKIEAAGGPSSILNFESPSDLFESLISPIKTETFFREFWEKKPLLIQRDDPAVATYYRSLFRLSDLKSLCSRGMYYGRDINVCRCVNGKKKVLNKDGKVHFLQLRKDFDQKRATIQFHQPQRFKDELWRIQEKLECYFGSLVGSNVYITPAGSQGLPPHYDDVEVFILQLEGEKHWCLYHPTVPLAREYSVEAEDRIGRPTHEFTLKPGDFLYFPRGTIHQADTPPGLAHSTHVTISTYQNNSWGDFLLDTMSGLVFDTAKEDLEFRAGIPRQLLLVEATAVATRLSGFLRTLADRLEGTKELLSADMKKDFVMNRLPPYHMGDGSEFSTPGGQLPKLDSTVRLQFKDHTILTVGLHQDQCDETQEKMIYIYHSLKNRRETHMMGNEETESHGLRFPLSHMDALKQIWGHPAVSVKNLKLPTDEEKENLVLSLWTECLIQVV
- the RIOX2 gene encoding ribosomal oxygenase 2 isoform X5 gives rise to the protein MPKKAKPTGNGKEEGSVPCKQVKIEAAGGPSSILNFESPSDLFESLISPIKTETFFREFWEKKPLLIQRDDPAVATYYRSLFRLSDLKSLCSRGMYYGRDINVCRCVNGKKKVLNKDGKVHFLQLRKDFDQKRATIQFHQPQRFKDELWRIQEKLECYFGSLVGSNVYITPAGSQGLPPHYDDVEVFILQLEGEKHWCLYHPTVPLAREYSVEAEDRIGRPTHEFTLKPGDFLYFPRGTIHQADTPPGLAHSTHVTISTYQNNSWGDFLLDTMSGLVFDTAKEDLEFRAGIPRQLLLQVEATAVATRLSGFLRTLADRLEGTKELLSADMKKDFVMNRLPPYHMGDGSEFSTPGGQLPKLDSTVRLQFKDHTILTVGLHQDQCDETQEKMIYIYHSLKNRRETHMMGNEETESHGLRFPLSHMDALKQIWGHPAVSVKNLKLPTDEEKENLVLSLWTECLIQVV